From Lemur catta isolate mLemCat1 chromosome 21, mLemCat1.pri, whole genome shotgun sequence, a single genomic window includes:
- the RAN gene encoding GTP-binding nuclear protein Ran: MAAQGEPQVQFKLVLVGDGGTGKTTFVKRHLTGEFEKKYVATLGVEVHPLVFHTNRGPIKFNVWDTAGQEKFGGLRDGYYIQAQCAIIMFDVTSRVTYKNVPNWHRDLVRVCENIPIVLCGNKVDIKDRKVKAKSIVFHRKKNLQYYDISAKSNYNFEKPFLWLARKLIGDPNLEFVAMPALAPPEVVMDPALAAQYEHDLEVAQTTALPDEDDDL, from the exons ATGGCCGCCCAGGGAGAGCCGCAGGTCCAGTTCAAA CTTGTGTTGGTTGGTGATGGTGGTACTGGAAAAACTACATTCGTGAAACGTCATTTGACCGGTGAATTCGAGAAGAAGTATGTAG CCACCTTAGGCGTCGAGGTCCACCCCCTCGTGTTCCACACCAACAGAGGACCCATCAAGTTCAACGTCTGGGATACGGCTGGCCAGGAGAAGTTCGGGGGGCTGAGAGACGGCTATTACATCCAAG ccCAGTGTGCCATTATAATGTTTGACGTAACATCAAGAGTTACTTACAAGAATGTGCCTAACTGGCATAGAGATCTGGTACGAGTATGTGAAAACATCCCCATTGTGTTGTGTGGCAACAAAGTGGATATTAAGGACAGGAAAGTGAAGGCAAAATCGATTGTCTTCCACCGAAAGAAGAATCTTCaa taCTACGACATTTCTGCCAAAAGTAACTACAACTTTGAAAAGCCCTTCCTCTGGCTTGCTAGAAAGCTCATTGGAGACCCTAACTTGGAGTTTGTTGCCATGCCTGCTCTTGCCCCACCAGAGGTTGTCATGGACCCAGCTTTGGCAGCGCAGTATGAGCATGACTTAGAG GTGGCTCAGACAACCGCTCTCCCGGATGAGGATGATGACCTGTGA